From the Cohaesibacter sp. ES.047 genome, the window TCTGCAAACCTATCTCGCGAGCCTGTCAGAAACGAGGCGCGGCGTTCTGATGGCTCTTGGCGCAAGTGCAATGAACTTCGGCGTCGCTGCATGGTCTGCAGTTGCCGCCTTCGGATTCGAGTATGCTCCAATGGCAGTCGCCGCGCAGGCTGTTCTGACCATTGGGACAGGCATACTGGCATTAGCACAGGGTGCAACGTTAAAACGCGAACTAGACCAGACGTAGGCCTGTCGTGGAATACCGAAGTTGCCGTTCAGCAGATCAACCTCAATGGCAACTTCGTCCGCATTGTGTGAGTTCGAGAATCGAACAGCGAACGCCTGCTTCTTCATTATCCAAACAAGTTTTTATAGGGGGCAAAAATAGTCCTGAAAAAACACACGTTAAGCAGATACAAAAAGGCCCGCTAAAAGCGGGCTATCAATCAAGTGATACCAACGGCATTTAATTCTGACCTTCTTGAGCCCATTTTCTCATACCTATTGAATGGATGATGGTTGGGTTGGCGGAGAGGCTCTTCCATGCTTGGCAACCAGCATCAAGAATGGCGGCATAGTCTTCGAAGACCCGATTGGACAGGAAGGTACCGCGCAGATACTGCCAAATATTCTCAACTGGGTTCAGTTCCGGTGATTTGGAAGGCAACAGGAGGATGGTGATATTCTTGGGCACGTTGAGTCTGCTTGTCGTATGCCATCCGGCACGATCCATCAGCACCACGGCATGAGCGCCGCGCGCCACTGTCCTTGAGACTTCTTCGAGGTGCATTTGCATGGCCTGTGTATTTGCAAAAGGCATCATCAATCCCGCGCCAACGCCACGCGCTGGACATATTGCACCGAACAGATAGGCATTTTTATATCGCTGATCGGCTGGCAGACGTGGTCTGGTTCCCTTTTTTGCCCATAGTCGGGCCAGTCCATTCTTCTGACCAAGCCTAGCCTCATCTTGCCACCAAATCTCGATGGGCTTGTTCTTTGGCAAATGGCCTACATGCGCTGCCAACGTTGCGGAGAAGTTTTTTTGAAAGCATCAATGACTTCAGGCTTTTGTTCTGGATGTTGAGGTCGACCAGATATGCGCACATACCCCATGCGGCGCAAAAGATCCCGTACTCCACGTTCCTTGTAGGAGACCCCAAACCGCTCTTGGATCACACGCACCAGATCCTGGCTACGCCAGACAGAGACGCCGTCCTTCTCAGGATCAGGACCGGTTTCAACGATAGCAACAAACTCTTCGAGCTGTTCTGGGCTCAAGCGCATGGGAGCGCCGGTTGCTTTGATGTCGACAAGACCATCGGTGCCTTGCTCATTGAAGCGAAGAACCCAATCTCGCAAAGTCTGGCGGTCCATACCGCCGACTTTGGCGGCATCAGCACGGTTCATGCCGTCATAGACAGCCGCAATGGCCAGTAGGCGGCGGCTCTGTTTGGCATTGCGGCATCCTTTGGCAAGACGGCGCAAACTATCGGCGTCAAAAGCATCGCTAAGAATCAAAGCGGCAGACATGGCAAAATCTCCTTTGCCATGTTGAATCACGCCAGTGCTAAAAATGGAATCCCTAAAGAGTCAGAACTTCACGCCCTTGGTATGAGTTGTCCAGAAGATTTCGCCCACCTGTCCAGAAAATCGCGCCGCGCCACAGATGGAAATTTGTTTCTCAGAAATTGGGATGCATTTTCGCACGACGAGGTACTGGAAACAGAAATTCTGTTACCTTTTGTGTCACCTTAGGGCATCGAGGAAAAAGATGACTTCGAGCTAAGTCATTGAAAATGATGGCGCGCTGGGGAGGATTCGAACCCCCGACCCCCAGATTCGTAGTCTGGTGCTCTATCCAACTGAGCTACCAGCGCAACCTGTCCGCCGCCGCAAAAAGCGCGGCCGGTGAGGCTGTTGTCTAATGCTTCTTTGGCATGATGGCAAGGGCATAAGTTGCTTTTCTTGCATTTTTTTAACAGCGATCCTTTTGCCTGTGCATAGTCACCAACAAGCGCAATATGTGCGCTTTCTCAATCATGCCGCCACGGGGAGACCCCAAGGCGTCAACCGCGCCAGCTGTTCTCCTTCCACATGATGGAAAAAGCCTCGCGGTAGGTGGGGTAGCGCATGTCACCCTTGATCAGCTCGTGCAGCAACCTGTTGTCACAACGCTTGTTCTCGCCATAGAAACTGCGGGCCATGGGTGACATGTCGGCGTGTTCGAAGGGGATTTCCACCAGGGGGGGCTTGCCCATCAGCTCGGCGCAATAGGCCAGCACGTCCTGTGGCGGGGCCGGTTTGTCATCACAGACATTGAGGATGCCGCTATGCCGCTCTCTTGCGGCGATGGCGACGGCCAGAGCGATGTCGTCGACGTGAATGCGGTTGAAGACCTGTCCGGGCTTGTCGATGGCACGCGCCGTGCCTTCATCGATCTTGATCATCTGGTTCCGCCCCGGCCCATAGATGCCCGCGAGGCGATAAATGCCCAAAGGCTTGTCCAGCTTGGCAGCAAAGTCCATCCAGCCGATTTCCGCCGAGACGCGCTGGAGCGAGCGGGTCGACACCGGTCTTGGTTCGGTCTCCTCGCTCACCCACTCGCCATCGTGATCACCATAGACGCCGACGGTGGACAGGTAGCCGAGCCATTCAAGATCAGGACTGTGCGCGATATTCTCGCCATGGCAATGAAAGGCCGGATCTCCCATGGCCGTGGGGGCAATGGAAATCAGAACATGTGTGGCCTCTTTCAAGGCAGGAACAAGATTCGGATTGGGCTTTTTGCCGTCAAAGACAAACCCGCGAATCCCGTGTTCTTCCATCTCGGCACATTTGTCTGCGCTGCGGGATGTCGCCGCGATCCACTCGCATTCGCCTGAGAGTTTACGGGCGATGGCACGTGCGCTGTAGCCCAGTCCGAAAATGAAAAGCCTCATGTTGTCTCCTCTGCCATGGCTCTGTGCCATTCCTCTTGCACGTAGGGGTCAGTTTCACAGGGAACAAGGGGTGAGGCAAGACTTTCGAACGCCTCTTTGGATATCAGACGCCCGAGCGCCCAGATTGCAGCCCCCCTGACAATCGGCTCCGGATCAGACACGTGACGCCGGACGATCGGGCCGAGAGCCGGATTGTTCGAATTACCCGTTGCGATCAGCACATTGCGCAAGAACCGGTTCCGGCCGATGCGCTTGATGGGTGATCCGGAGAACAGCTTGCGAAATTCGGTATCGTCAAGCGCGAGCAGATCATGAAGCGACGGCTCGTTGAGATCGGTCCGGGCCTTGAGCTTGGCCTCGGAAGCAACTTGTGCGAACTTGTTCCACGGACAGGCGGCGAGGCAGTCATCGCAGCCATAGATCCGGTTGCCCATCGCCGAGCGGAATTCATGGGGGATCGGGCCTTTGTTCTCAATGGTGAGATAGGAAATGCAGCGGCGGGCGTCGATTTTATAAGGCTCTGGAAAGGCCTTCGTCGGGCAGGCATCAAGGCAAGCCCGGCAGGAACCGCAATGGTCGACTTCCGGCGCATCGGGTGCCAGATCGAGACTGGTGAAGATGGCACCGAGAAAGAACCACGAACCGATGTCGCGGCTGACAAGATTGGTGTGCTTGCCCTGCCAGCCGAGCCCTGCCGTGGCAGCAAGCATCTTTTCCATCACGGGCGCGGTGTCGACAAAGACCTTGATCTCGCCGTCTGGCTGGCTTTCACGCACACGCGCCAAAAGCTTGGCTGCCAGTTGTTTGAGCCGCCCTTTGAGGACATCGTGATAATCGCGATGTCGGGCATAGACCGATATGGAGGCACAATCGGTCTTGTGCAGTGTCGCAAGCGGGTCACCTTCGGGGCCATAGTTGAACCCGAGCATGATCACCGATCGCGCACCATCCCACAGCTTGTTCGGGTGAGAGCGGCGCGCGAGGGTCTCCTTAATCCATTCCATCGAGCCATGGTAGCCGTTTGCAGTGAAGCTGAGCAGGGTGTCCTCGTGATCCCTGACGTTGTCTGTCCGGCAAATACGCAAGTCCGAGAAGCCCAGTGCTTTGGCCTCCTTCTCGAGGAAAGTCCGCAATTTGGCCTGCTTTTCTGCTGGTCCGCTGGTCTCAGTCATGTCCACCACATTTCAAGCTCGGGCACAGCCGGGTCTAGAAGTCCAGGTCCATGTAGTGATTGGAAGGCGGAATGCCCTTCAAACTGTCGGCAAGAATGGGACGGAAGGCAGGCCGGGATTTGATGCGCTGATACCAGTCCTTGACCACAGGGGCGGCCTCCCACGGTATTTCGCCGATATAATCGATTGATGAAAGAAAGGCACCTGCAGCCAGATCGGCATAGGAGAAGTGCTCCCCCGCCATCCAGTTGCGCCGCTCTGCCAGATAGGCAATGTAATTGAGATGGATCTTGAGATTGGCACGCGCGGCCCTCAGGATCGTCGAATCGGGCGAGCTGTTGCCATCGTTGCGCTGGCGCTTATAGATCTTTTCCTCGATGAAGAATTGCGCGCTCTCGTCGACCGCCTTGACCAAAAACCAATGCATCAGGCGCCTGACTTCGGCGCGTTCGTTGGGATGATCGGGCAACAGACGCCGCGCGCCGAGAGAGTAGCCGCGTGTTTCGTCGAGATATTCGGCGATGACGCTGGCGCCGCAAACGGGCGGACCGTCGTTTTCACGCAAGACAGGGACAGATCCTGCTGGATTGACCAACAGGAAATCTTCCTTGCGCTCCCATGGCAGGATTTCGCTCAGTTCAGCTCCAGCCTTGCATTCGGCAAGAACAAGCCGGGCGAACCGCGACGGAATTGACATCTTCGTGTGATAGAGCAGCAACATGGCTTTGCGAACCCTTTGACCTCAAACTATCCCTACAGACTTCTAAGCATAGGGTTTGCATTCCAAGACTTCGTTAACAAACAGTATCCCTGCCCGACAAGACACGCGCAAAGCGGCAATTTTTCGGCAAGCACCCATCATAGGTCCCATTCAGGAGCAAATGACCGGCTGCACGGCAGCAACAAAAGCGTTCATCCACCGAAAGTGACTATCGCATCACGAGAGTGCGCTTGAAAGGCAGCGCAAACAAGGAATTTGTTATCGTTTGCAAAAATCCCGGATCTGCCAACAAAATCGCAACGGGTTCTGTGCAAACAAAGAAACATGCCCTAAAAGCACTCCAGCATTCGATAGAACGTCTGGGATACGCTCTTGTTCCGGCGAACCGGTTCGAGAAGACGGCGAACATACCGGCAGTCGCCCAGCACTGCCATAGAAGGATTGATCAAAAGATGGATTTGGCCACATATTTCGAAGCCGCGTTTCTTGGGCTGGTGGAAGGCATCACCGAATTTCTTCCGGTCTCCTCGACCGGTCACATTCTGCTGGTCGGCCATTTTCTCGGTTTCGAGAATGAGGGCAAGACCTTTGAGGTTCTGATCCAGCTCGGCGCGATTCTCGCCATCCTGTCGATCTACTTCGGGCGGTTGTGGAAAATCGCCATGGACCTGCCCAGCAGCACCAAAGCGCGGCGGTTCGTTGCCGCCATCCTTCTGGCCTTCCTGCCAGCCGCCGTTCTGGGCGCGTTCCTGCATGACTATATCAAGACTGTCTTGTTTGAGAGCCCGGCTTTGATCTGCTCGACGCTGATCATCGGCGGCGTTCTTCTGGCATGGATCGACCGTCTCGAGCTTCAGCCCAAATATACCGACGTCATGGATTATCCGCTGTCGCTTGCCTTCAAGATCGGGCTGTTCCAGTGTCTTGCGCTGGTGCCCGGCGTCTCCCGTTCCGGCTCGACCATTGCAGGGTCCCTTCTGATGGGCACAGACAAGCGTAGCGCCGCGGAATTCTCCTTCTTTCTGGCCATGCCGACGATGACCGGCGCCTTTGTCTATGACCTTTACAAGAACCGCGACATCATCTCGATGGATCAGGCAGGCGTCATTGCCGTGGGCTTCGTCATGGCGTTCATTGCAGGGCTCTTCGTGGTCAAGTCGTTGCTCGACTTCGTTTCCCGCCATGGCTTCATGCCCTTTGCAATCTGGCGCATTGTCGTCGGCATATTGGGGTTTATCGGTCTCGCCGTCTGGGGGTAAACATCAGGCGGAAAGCGCCTGCTTGATCGCACCCTTGAAGTTCTCGACACCCGCAGCCCCATTGACCAGATATTTCTGATCGAGAATGATCGCCGGCACGCCGCTGATACCTTGCCGGGTCCAGAATTGCATATGCTCGCCGACAACCGCAGCATAGGTCTCTTCTTGAAGCGCGGTACGGGCGGCCTCGACATCCAGTCCGACCGCTTGTGCGACATCCATCAACACGTCGATATCCGAGACATCGCGGCCATCGGTGAAGTAGGCCTTGAGCAAGGCCTGCTTGGTGTCGTGCTCGCGACCATTCTGGCTCGCAAAGTGAATGAGCTGGTGGGCGGCCATGGTGTTGTAGATGCGCATCTCGTCGGAGAAATTGATCTCGAACCCAACCTCGGCGGCAACCGTGGAAATGCGCTCCCGATTGCGGGCGCTCTCTTCAGGGGAAACGCCGTATTTCTCGGCCAGATGCTCACCCATATTCTGCCCCTCCGGCCCCATATCGGGATTGAGCTGGAAGGGGTGCCAATGGATCTCGGCATCGGTCCCGGTTTGCTCCAATGCCACGCGCAGCTGGTTGTAGCCTACAGCGCACCACGGACACACAACGTCAGACACGATATCAATGCGAAGGGGCTGGCTCATGATCTCTTCCTTCAGATTTGGCTTCAGATTTGGCAAAGTACCAACATAGGAATTCGATCAGGGGATTTACAGACCCAACTTGCCCTCACGCAGACGAAACAGGGTAATTCCCGTTGAAACAGCCAGATTGAGGCTCTCGGCACGCCCCGCCATCGGGATCTTGACCAGATGATCACAAGCTTCGGCGAAGGCATCCGGCAGGCCCGATTGCTCGTTACCCATCATCACCATCAGCGGCTCTTTTGCCTTGATCGTGCGGTAATCGACGGCACCCTTCAGGTGCGTTCCGACAATCTCGCCGGGCCAGCTTTTGCGCCAGTTGAGAAATTCCTCGCGGGTGGCACGATAGAGCGGGATATGAAAGATCGAGCCCATGGTGGCCCGCACCGCCTCAAGGCTAAAGGGGTCGGTGGTCTCGCCGATGAGCACAAGTGCACTGGCTCCGACCGCATCCGACGTGCGGATCGTGGTGCCAAGATTGCCCGGATCTTTCACGCCTTCCATGGCAACCACCATGTCGCCCCCAGCCGCCTCGACATCCTGAGCCAGATCCTCAAGGCTTCCAAAGCGCTGACGAAAAACGCCGATGACATGCTGCGGGTTGTCCCGATGGGTGAGCTTGGAGAGCACCTGCTCGGAGACTTCCAAAATCAGCCCGCCCTTGGCGTAGACCTTGGCGGCCACCTTCTGCACCAGCTCGTGGGTCTTGATATTCTTGGCATAGACCAGCGTCTCTGCTTCCCAGCCCGCGTCAAGGGCAAAGGCAACAAGCTGTAGCCCTTCGGCCATAAAGAGACCTGTCTCGTTGCGTACCTTGCGGCGATCCAGAGCGCGGATGTCCTTGATGTGCTGGTTGGAGACAGCGGTGATTTCCTTGATCAGCCCTTTTCGGGTGGCGCGGCTTTCGGTCATCCCTCGCTCTCCTGTTCAGCGTTGAGTTCGTCCTTGGATAGGGGACGCCAGCGCGTGTAAAGCGATGTGTTGAGGGTGCGTTGTCCGTTCTCTTCGGCGATCATCAGCTCGCCGGATTCGACAATCCCGCCCTTGCCGGTCATCACTTCGATCATCAATTCATCGAACGCCGCGTAGGACGCACGCATCGCGTAGGAGGTCAGCGTGAAGAAAAGCGCCTCCTTTGACAGGATCTGGCGGCAAGCATCGAGCATTTCGGGCAACATTTCAAACAGCTGCCAAACCTCGCCCTTGGGTCCACGACCGAACTTGGGCGGGTCGAGCAGAATACCGTCATAGACATTGCCGCGGCGGATTTCGCGCTGAACAAATTTCATGGCATCATCGACGATCCAGCGGATGGGCTTGTCATCAAGGCCGGCCAGCATCTGGTTTTCCTTGCCGTAAGCAACGGCCTTTTTGGAGGCATCCACATGGGTGACCTCGGCCCCTGCCCTTGCGGCCACCAGTGAGGCAACACCGGAATAGCCAAACAGGTTGAGGACCCGGGGAGGACGCGCCAGAAAGGCCGAACGGAGTTGTTTGTCCATCCATTGCCAGTGCGCAGCCTGCTCAGGGAAAAAGCCGACGTGTCGGAAGGCTGTGAAACGACCATAAAAACGAATGCCGTCCCAGTGGGTCTCCCATGTCTCTCCGAGCGGATCGGGATAGCGCCAGCGGCCCGGGCCTTCTTCTTCCAGATCACCAGAGAAGATCGCATCAGCCTTGTCCCATACGGACTTGGCGAGATGCGGACTGCCCATGGCCTGTGTCTCGGGGCGCACGATGGTATAGGGGCCGTAGCGTTCGAGCTTTTCGCTGTGGCCCATGTCCAGCAGGGCATAATCGTCCCATGCTTCGGTCACCATCAGCGAGAAGGGTGCGCGGCGCGGTACCGGGCCTTCTGGACGGGGCGGCAGGATGAACGGCTCGCGGGTCTCGGCCTGCGACTTCGGACGAGCCTCATCGCGATTGCCCTTCTTGATCACACGGCCGGGGGTGAAGGTCGGCTTGGGTGCGCCGGACTTGCCTGCCCCTGATTTTGCCCCTGATGGCTTGTCGCGTTGTGGCCCGCGAGCGGGTGCACGATTGCGACCGCCGGGATCGCCGCCCTGCCTGTCGTTCCTCTGCCCCGGATTGCGTGTCGGTTTGCCTCCGCGCCGGTTTGCCATCGCCGATTGTGCCTTGTGCCTGTAGCCCTTGTGTTGGGCTCGTGTCCTTAAAGTCGGGTCCATGCTGGCCATCCCTGAGGCGAAGCCCCAAAAAAGAAATAAATGCCAGCGCATCGCGCCGCTATGGTCGCGCTTTTGGCGCGCCCAAACGGGACGAAGGAACTTGAGGTGCCCTTGATAGTCAAAAACGGGGGCGGGTGCAATTGTTCAGTCTTGTGCCACGGCCTTCAAGTCGCAAAAAAGGGCGGGATGATCCCGCCCTTGATGATTGCTGGCCTATGCCGTGCCTCAAGCCCGCTTTGCGACACGGGCGAGGAACCGGTCGACCGTCCCCGAAAGCCCCTCGGCGCAGGCGTTCACATCGGCTGAGACGGAATTGACCTCATCGACTGCCTGACGGGTTTGCTCTGCGGCACTGGAGACCACTTCGATATCTTGCGAAACCGTCGTTGTCCCCCGCGAGGCTTCCTGAATGGAACTGGCGATTTCGTTGGTTGCCAGATTCTGTTGCTCGACGGCTTCAGAAATGGAGGCTGTGTAGGTGTTGACCTGCTCGATCGTCGTGCCGATTTCTTCGATCGAGTGCACAGCTTCCTGCGTTTCGGTCTGGATGGTCGAAATTTGATGACTGATCTGCTCG encodes:
- a CDS encoding IS630 family transposase (programmed frameshift); amino-acid sequence: MSAALILSDAFDADSLRRLAKGCRNAKQSRRLLAIAAVYDGMNRADAAKVGGMDRQTLRDWVLRFNEQGTDGLVDIKATGAPMRLSPEQLEEFVAIVETGPDPEKDGVSVWRSQDLVRVIQERFGVSYKERGVRDLLRRMGYVRISGRPQHPEQKPEVIDAFKKTSPQPLAAHVGHLPKNKPIEIWWQDEARLGQKNGLARLWAKKGTRPRLPADQRYKNAYLFGAICPARGVGAGLMMPFANTQAMQMHLEEVSRTVARGAHAVVLMDRAGWHTTSRLNVPKNITILLLPSKSPELNPVENIWQYLRGTFLSNRVFEDYAAILDAGCQAWKSLSANPTIIHSIGMRKWAQEGQN
- a CDS encoding SDR family oxidoreductase, yielding MRLFIFGLGYSARAIARKLSGECEWIAATSRSADKCAEMEEHGIRGFVFDGKKPNPNLVPALKEATHVLISIAPTAMGDPAFHCHGENIAHSPDLEWLGYLSTVGVYGDHDGEWVSEETEPRPVSTRSLQRVSAEIGWMDFAAKLDKPLGIYRLAGIYGPGRNQMIKIDEGTARAIDKPGQVFNRIHVDDIALAVAIAARERHSGILNVCDDKPAPPQDVLAYCAELMGKPPLVEIPFEHADMSPMARSFYGENKRCDNRLLHELIKGDMRYPTYREAFSIMWKENSWRG
- the queG gene encoding tRNA epoxyqueuosine(34) reductase QueG codes for the protein MTETSGPAEKQAKLRTFLEKEAKALGFSDLRICRTDNVRDHEDTLLSFTANGYHGSMEWIKETLARRSHPNKLWDGARSVIMLGFNYGPEGDPLATLHKTDCASISVYARHRDYHDVLKGRLKQLAAKLLARVRESQPDGEIKVFVDTAPVMEKMLAATAGLGWQGKHTNLVSRDIGSWFFLGAIFTSLDLAPDAPEVDHCGSCRACLDACPTKAFPEPYKIDARRCISYLTIENKGPIPHEFRSAMGNRIYGCDDCLAACPWNKFAQVASEAKLKARTDLNEPSLHDLLALDDTEFRKLFSGSPIKRIGRNRFLRNVLIATGNSNNPALGPIVRRHVSDPEPIVRGAAIWALGRLISKEAFESLASPLVPCETDPYVQEEWHRAMAEETT
- a CDS encoding glutathione S-transferase family protein, producing the protein MLLLYHTKMSIPSRFARLVLAECKAGAELSEILPWERKEDFLLVNPAGSVPVLRENDGPPVCGASVIAEYLDETRGYSLGARRLLPDHPNERAEVRRLMHWFLVKAVDESAQFFIEEKIYKRQRNDGNSSPDSTILRAARANLKIHLNYIAYLAERRNWMAGEHFSYADLAAGAFLSSIDYIGEIPWEAAPVVKDWYQRIKSRPAFRPILADSLKGIPPSNHYMDLDF
- a CDS encoding undecaprenyl-diphosphate phosphatase, with protein sequence MDLATYFEAAFLGLVEGITEFLPVSSTGHILLVGHFLGFENEGKTFEVLIQLGAILAILSIYFGRLWKIAMDLPSSTKARRFVAAILLAFLPAAVLGAFLHDYIKTVLFESPALICSTLIIGGVLLAWIDRLELQPKYTDVMDYPLSLAFKIGLFQCLALVPGVSRSGSTIAGSLLMGTDKRSAAEFSFFLAMPTMTGAFVYDLYKNRDIISMDQAGVIAVGFVMAFIAGLFVVKSLLDFVSRHGFMPFAIWRIVVGILGFIGLAVWG
- a CDS encoding DsbA family protein, with the protein product MSQPLRIDIVSDVVCPWCAVGYNQLRVALEQTGTDAEIHWHPFQLNPDMGPEGQNMGEHLAEKYGVSPEESARNRERISTVAAEVGFEINFSDEMRIYNTMAAHQLIHFASQNGREHDTKQALLKAYFTDGRDVSDIDVLMDVAQAVGLDVEAARTALQEETYAAVVGEHMQFWTRQGISGVPAIILDQKYLVNGAAGVENFKGAIKQALSA
- a CDS encoding RNA methyltransferase encodes the protein MTESRATRKGLIKEITAVSNQHIKDIRALDRRKVRNETGLFMAEGLQLVAFALDAGWEAETLVYAKNIKTHELVQKVAAKVYAKGGLILEVSEQVLSKLTHRDNPQHVIGVFRQRFGSLEDLAQDVEAAGGDMVVAMEGVKDPGNLGTTIRTSDAVGASALVLIGETTDPFSLEAVRATMGSIFHIPLYRATREEFLNWRKSWPGEIVGTHLKGAVDYRTIKAKEPLMVMMGNEQSGLPDAFAEACDHLVKIPMAGRAESLNLAVSTGITLFRLREGKLGL
- a CDS encoding class I SAM-dependent methyltransferase → MDPTLRTRAQHKGYRHKAQSAMANRRGGKPTRNPGQRNDRQGGDPGGRNRAPARGPQRDKPSGAKSGAGKSGAPKPTFTPGRVIKKGNRDEARPKSQAETREPFILPPRPEGPVPRRAPFSLMVTEAWDDYALLDMGHSEKLERYGPYTIVRPETQAMGSPHLAKSVWDKADAIFSGDLEEEGPGRWRYPDPLGETWETHWDGIRFYGRFTAFRHVGFFPEQAAHWQWMDKQLRSAFLARPPRVLNLFGYSGVASLVAARAGAEVTHVDASKKAVAYGKENQMLAGLDDKPIRWIVDDAMKFVQREIRRGNVYDGILLDPPKFGRGPKGEVWQLFEMLPEMLDACRQILSKEALFFTLTSYAMRASYAAFDELMIEVMTGKGGIVESGELMIAEENGQRTLNTSLYTRWRPLSKDELNAEQESEG